Within the Solwaraspora sp. WMMA2056 genome, the region TCGGAGCGGGGTCGCGGCCTCGATCTGATCAACCGGATGGCCCGGCGTCTCGTGCTCGACCTCAGCGGCGGCGGCACCCGGGTCACCATCACCCTGCCCGGGCGCTGACCACGCGGCGCGTCACGCCGCGTGGTCGACGCGCCGTGCTCAGCCCCGCATGGCCTGCCAGATCCAGCCGAGGATGTTGTCGATCCGGGAGGTCGTCTCGACGTCCGCGTGCGGGCAGCCCGGCCCGAAGCTCTCGACCGAGATCAGCTTCGGCGGGCCGTACTTCGGCTCGAGGAAGTACGGCGCGCCCGAGTCGTACGGGCAGGCGCTGGTGTCCGCCGCCGGCTGGTGGCCGGTCACCCCGATGGTCGATTCGGCGATCTCGGTGACCCGGAACTGACCGGTACGCAGCACGGTGGAGGGCGTGGGCGCGACCGAGTCGACCGCCCCGTACCCGGTCAGTCGGACCAGATCGCCGGCCTTCGGGGCCCGCTTGCTCAGCGCGACCGGTGCGATTCCTCGTACCGGGGCGTCGAGTTTGGCCAGGGCCAGGTCGTTGGTGGGTGACTGGCGGACCGCGACGACGGTGCGGACCGTGCCGTTGTCGCCGGACAGGTCGGCGCGCCCGACGGTCGCGGTGGTCAGGTCGGCGACCGGCCGCTCGACGCGGGTGCCGGTGTAGTCCCGGAAGCAGTGACCGGCGGTGACCACCCACTGCGGGGCGATCAGCGCACCGGAGCAGGCGCTGTCGCGGCGACCGCCGTCGGCGGTCGGGATACCGGTCATGGTCAGCTTCACCGAGAACCGGTACTGGCCTTCGGGAACGATCTCCCCGTTGGCGACGGCGGCGGCCGGGCCGGCGATCATGGCGGCGAGACCGGCCGCGACGGCCAGCGCCAGCGCCGATTTCGTCAGGCGGGACACGAGCGTACGGGACACGTTGGATTCCTCTGGGGATGGTGCCGCCGGCGCGCCCCCGACGACAGCTTGGGATCGATGGGCTCCACCGACCCTAGAACGATCGACCGCCCAGCGGACACGGGCTATCGCCTACCTATTCGGGCACGCAGAACGACCGGCCGTGTTCGCAGCGACATCACTGGCCGTATCGACGGCTGCGGGTCACCGGCGGGCTCGGGCAGGTCACGGGCAGGCTGGAGCAGGTCGGTCAGCTGCAGATGCGGTAGACGTAGTCGGCCCGGTTGCGGTGCGGGCTGACGTCGGCGACGGCCCGGTTCGCGACGCTGATCACGAAGAGCTTGGTGTCGGTGGCGCCGGTCTCGTCGAGGAACGTGGTGCTGCCGTGGCCGAGGTGGTAGTGCGCCGACTCGACGCGGTTGCGCCACCCCCAGTTGCCGAGGTCCTGCCAGCCGCAGTCGCTGAGTCGCCCCCGGGGGTAGCCGTAGTTGGTGCCGTCGTAGAAGCAGAACCATCCGCTCGGGCAGTCCGGTCCGGCGAGGACCCCGGTGCCGGCCGGGCGGGCCACGCTGACGACGAACCGACCGTCGGAGTAGGCGAGCTCGGTCTCGTTGATCCGGACGCCGCCGGGATGCGCGGCGAGGTACTCGGCGATCAACTGCTCGATGGTCGGGGCAGCCGGGTCGGGCTCGGGTTCGGCTACCGGGCGCGCCACGGCGGGGGTGCCGGTGGTCAGCAGAGTCAGGATCAGGGCGGTGGAAAGCAGCCATCGGCCGGGGCGGTGGGTGCGGGTGGGCAGCGTCATGTCGATCTCCACGGTTGGTGTCGGCCGGTCCGGCCGACTGACTGACTGACGGGACACTGTCGCCGCGCTCAGGCGATCAGCAGGTACGACGAGGACGGCAGGCCCTCGCCCATCTCCCCAGTGTTTCATCAATATCCACATATAGTCGTAAGTAAATAGATGAAACTGCATCGCGTCCACTTTTCCCGGCACCACCTGCAGATTTGCGCACATCAAGATCAATTCCAGATGCGTACGGATTTCATGGTCCACATGGTGGACGATTCCACCAAGATCGACGAGATTTCCTCATCACGATCGGGCACGCTGACGCCTCTTATATGGCGGGTGCCGACGTCGGCGCCCCCGGCCGCGACCTTCCGCCGGACGAGGAGCAAGGAGAGTTGTGGACGCAGAGGATGCGGCAGAGATCGACGCATGGCTCGCGGATCAGGTACGCGAGCAGGGATCTCTGCTGTGGACGGTACTGGTTCAACGGCTGGGCGACACCGGCGACGCCGAGGATCTTCTGCAGGAGACGTTCATCAGGGCATGGCAGTACCGCCGGGCGGGACACCGGATCAGGCACCCGAAGGCGTGGCTCTACCGGGTCGCCTGTCGGTTGGCCGCCCGCCACCTCGCCAAGAGCCGGCAGGACCGGAGCGCCTGGCAGTTCGTCGCGTTGTCCCTGGTCGTCAGCAACGACGGTGACATGGGAGCCAGCGAGCTGCGCCAGGACGTGTCCCGGGTGTGCCGGCGGCTGAGCGAAAGGGACCGGGAGTGTCTGCGGCTCACGATCTGCGACGTCAGCACCGCCGACATCGCGGCGATGTTGCGGATGAGCCCGGCAGCGGTCCGGCAGTCGCTGTACCGCACCCGCGGTGCGCTGCACAAGGTGCGCGACGAGGTGCTCCGCCGGCAGGCCCGGCGGCGCGCTCCCGCGCACGGAAGGGGATGATCCGATGGATCGACAGACCACCGAGGAAGACGTCCGCCGCGACGAGTTGGTGCGGCTGGCCGGCAAGGTCCTGCTGCCCAGGTCGGGCAGGATTCCGCCACCACCCGACATCGACGTCGTCGGGCTGATCGCGGCCGCTCACCGGCGCCCCGTACGACGCTGGGCGACCGTGCTGCACGGCGTCTGGGCCGACCGGCCACGCCCACTGCTGCCGGACCGGCCGCGCATCCGCTGGGCCGGCCCGCCCCAGCCGCCCCAGCCGCCCCGGCCGGCGCGGCCGGCGCGGCTGCAGCCAGCCGGCCGGCACCGGCTCCGCCGATGGGGTCCGCCCGTCTTCCTCGCCGCGGTCGTGGTGCTGCTGGTCGGCGGCGTCGGCGCGCTACGGCCGTACGGCGACAGCGGCCCACCCGGACCCGGTTCCACCAGACCTGGCTCCACCGCAGCGGACCCTGCCGCAGCGGGTGACCCGGACGCACCGCTGCCGCTGACCACCGGCCACGGTGTCACGCCGGCCCGGCACCAGCTCGCCGGGATCGCCCGGCACGTCGACAGCCAGCCCGACCTCCCGGCCGGCGGCCGGTACACCTACGTCCACCTGCGTACCTGGTGGGGCGACGACCCGGCCACCGGGCTCACCGCCGGCTCCTACGACCAACGCCTGTGGTGGACCGGCGACCGCTCCGGGCAGGAGACCCGGACCGACCCGGCCGACCCGCAGGCGTCGCCGGAACTGGTCAGCTACCGGCCGGGCACGCTCGGCGTGGCGGTGCCGGACCCGTCCGCCGACCGGACCGTACTGGCCGGTCAGCTCGCCGAGGAACAACCGCTGGACGAGGGTCCGCAGGCCGTCCTGCGCTCCGTGGTCGGCCTCTACCGGTTCCACGACCTGTCCGCGCCGCACCGGGCCGCCGCGCTGGCCGTGCTCGCCGACACCGAGCTGTACACCCATGGGCCGGTGCTGGACCGGGCCGGCCGGTCCGGGGTGGCGATCAGCGCGACCGGAACGATGGACGGCACACCGACCCGCGACACGATCGTCGTCGACAGCGCGACCGGTCGGCTGCTCGGCTACGAACGAGTCGACCTGCCGGCGGGCGACCCGGACGCGACCGGGACCGTTGCCTACTACGTGGTCTTCCTCGACTCGGGTCGAGTCGGCCAGCTCGGCGCGGAACCCGGTGCCGCCGTTCGAGCCACTCGTATGCCGGATCGGCCAGGGCAGACTCCGCCGGCATGAACCGGCACGGGCGGGGTAGCCGACGAGGTGACCGACATCGCCGGCTACGGGCTGCTGAGTGACTGCCAGGGCGCCGCCCTGGTGTCGCGGGCCGGGTCGGTCGACTGGTGGTGCCCGACCCGGTTCGACGCACCGAGCGTCTTCGCCCGGCTGCTCGACCCGCAGGCCGGGCACTGGAGCATCACCCCGGTCGGCCCGCACGCGACGTCGCGGCGCTACCTCGACGGCACGATGGTGCTGCAGACCGACTTCCACACCCCGACGGGTGACGTCCGGGTCACCGACGCCCTGGCCCTGGGTGGCGGCGAACGCGGTCACCAGATCGGGACGGCCTCGCCGCACCAGTTGCTGCGCCGGGTGCAGGCCCTCACCGGCACGGTGGAGGTGCGCGTCGAGGTGGCGGCCCGGCCGTCGTACGGGCTGGTCACGCCGGTGGCCACCGACGACGGGCGGCAGATCCGGCTGACCGGCGGCGCCGACCGGCTGGTCCTCACCGGCGACGCGCCGCTGACCGTCGTCGACGGCGGGGCCACCGCGCGGCTGCGGCTCACCGCTGGCGAGACCGTCGGATTCACGCTGGCCCACTCGCCGGCCGACGCCCCACCGGCCGTACCGCTCGCGCCGGAGGCGCTCGCCGACACCGTCGCCGCCTGGCGGTCCTGGGACGACCTGCACCACACCTACCAGGGCCCCTACCGCGACCAGGTACGGCGCAGCGCGCTGGTGCTGCAGGCGCTGACCTACCAGCCGACCGGGGCGGTGGTGGCGGCCGCCACCACGTCGCTGCCGGAGGAGGTCGGCGGCGGTGCCAACTGGGACTACCGGTACGGGTGGCTGCGCGACGGCGCCTTCACCATG harbors:
- a CDS encoding trypsin-like serine protease — translated: MSRTLVSRLTKSALALAVAAGLAAMIAGPAAAVANGEIVPEGQYRFSVKLTMTGIPTADGGRRDSACSGALIAPQWVVTAGHCFRDYTGTRVERPVADLTTATVGRADLSGDNGTVRTVVAVRQSPTNDLALAKLDAPVRGIAPVALSKRAPKAGDLVRLTGYGAVDSVAPTPSTVLRTGQFRVTEIAESTIGVTGHQPAADTSACPYDSGAPYFLEPKYGPPKLISVESFGPGCPHADVETTSRIDNILGWIWQAMRG
- a CDS encoding peptidase inhibitor family I36 protein — encoded protein: MTLPTRTHRPGRWLLSTALILTLLTTGTPAVARPVAEPEPDPAAPTIEQLIAEYLAAHPGGVRINETELAYSDGRFVVSVARPAGTGVLAGPDCPSGWFCFYDGTNYGYPRGRLSDCGWQDLGNWGWRNRVESAHYHLGHGSTTFLDETGATDTKLFVISVANRAVADVSPHRNRADYVYRICS
- a CDS encoding sigma-70 family RNA polymerase sigma factor, coding for MDAEDAAEIDAWLADQVREQGSLLWTVLVQRLGDTGDAEDLLQETFIRAWQYRRAGHRIRHPKAWLYRVACRLAARHLAKSRQDRSAWQFVALSLVVSNDGDMGASELRQDVSRVCRRLSERDRECLRLTICDVSTADIAAMLRMSPAAVRQSLYRTRGALHKVRDEVLRRQARRRAPAHGRG